Genomic window (Vampirovibrionales bacterium):
GACGTGACGACGGCCGAACAGATTTTAGTTCCGCCGATATCAACGCCGATCGCGGCCTGAACGGCGGATTTTGGCTTGCTGGCGGATTTAGCGGCGGCGGAAGAGGAGGACACGGCGAGCAATCTCCACAGACAGAGGGGCGGGAGCGAGAATCAGCGCGCCTTAGGCCTGGCTCTCTTCGAGAAACTTCATGTACTGCTCGGGCGTCATCAGGGCCTGAATCTCCTCGGCGCGATCGAGCTTGATTTCCAGCATCCAGCCGTCGCCGTAGCAGTCGTCGTTGACCAGATTGGGCTCGTCTTCCAGTTGGCTGTTGACGGCCACGACTTCGCCGCTGACCGGCATATAAAGGTCTGAGGCAGCCTTGACCGACTCAATCGAGCCCAGCGAATCGCCTTTGGCCAGCGTCTGGCCGATTTCGGGCAGTTCGACGTACACCACGTCGCCCAGCGCTTCGGCGGCGTAGTGGCTGATGCCCACGCGCGCGCGATCTTCTTCGTCAAATACCAGCACGTATTCGTGCGTTTCAATGAGTCGCGCCTCTTCGGGAATCAGGCCTTTCATATAGGTTCCCATGCTCTGCTGTCTCACCTCTGCTGCGTTGCTCGGTAAAAGGGTCGCGGGACGATCACGGCGGGCGCGCGTTGGCCCCGGATCTGCGCCTCTACGGCGTCGCCCGGGCCGCTGACGGCGCCTGCTTGAAGATAGCCCATCGCGATCGGTTCATTCAGCGTTGGAGAAATCGAACCGCTGGTGACCGCGCCTACCGCCTCGCCCGCTTTCAGCAGCGCGT
Coding sequences:
- the gcvH gene encoding glycine cleavage system protein GcvH, which produces MKGLIPEEARLIETHEYVLVFDEEDRARVGISHYAAEALGDVVYVELPEIGQTLAKGDSLGSIESVKAASDLYMPVSGEVVAVNSQLEDEPNLVNDDCYGDGWMLEIKLDRAEEIQALMTPEQYMKFLEESQA